In the Pogona vitticeps strain Pit_001003342236 chromosome 2, PviZW2.1, whole genome shotgun sequence genome, TGTCTTTGGTGATTTGAGTTTTGAAATGCCCTTACCAGTCAAAGCTTGGCTCCTTCTCTTTAGGTCTCTCTACTTGGGTGCCCCCCAGATCTGTGGGAGTACAATTCCCATCTCTGAACCACTATCCTCCTTGCTTATACCTtcactgcctttcctttcttgctcAAATTTCTCCATGAGACTGGAAGCCAGAATTAACCCTTTGGGGTGCAGGAAACCAGGATAGAGAAgccaacgtgtgtgtgtgtgtgtgttcctggatGCCTAGGTTTTGAGAGTGGCCAGGAGTGATTTTGTAGATTTAAAACTAGTGTGGCAGCTTCgaccatttcttgagaggtctgatacagcgatggtgacacatgccttaataagacacactttatgtggggctgccgacGGAAAGAGTCTGGAAAGGTCAGCGGGTCCAaaaggcagcagccagattacgGACTGGAGGAGGGCACCGGGATCAAACAACTCCCCCCATTACGGCAGCTCCTCTGGCTCCCCATCAGTTTCCGGGCACAAATCAAAGTGttggctttaacctataaagatTTAAGTTGCCTTTCTATAAtcgttgtttttagctttaaatattgcctttcaatgatgtaagcctccttggtcTTTTTTAAGTTAAATGGCAGGGTTACAAAATAAACTTGCTAACTTTTTCCTCTCACTAGAAATACACTTCACCCATGCTTTGGGACCAGTGaacgctccctccctccctcccactgttGTTAATCTGTGATATTCTATGTGCCCTGAAAAGATTAACAAACAAACCACTCAGATACTgagattttccttctttcttttgagAAGTAATGGCAGCACGCCACATAAGGAATTGTTTAAGTCAAGAATAACATGTCTGTAGAGATTTAGCAACACTGTAAAGTATAACTAAAGGAAAACTCAAGACCTTTTTATAAcggaaacattttatttgttaaaaatgcaAAAGTGGTACGTGCCCATGCTCCCTATGCCCAGGGACGCAAAATAAATTACCCCGCACAAGATTcatggtatttttttaaagcgGGAGGGACAAGGCTCAGAATCCACACTCCAGGTTGAGAGAGTTACTGACAATGAAGAGTTTTGAAGTTATTTTCCATAAGTAAGCAGTCGAAAAATTGTTCTATATTACAACAGTGGAAAGGGGTTTTGTTACATTATCTGGTGCACTGCTCATTGTTGTTTCTAATTTTCTGTAAGTTTGGGGAGGAAAGTACTCCTTATTGACAAGAAATagttttttacaaaaaaaaacctctttcaaATAGTGTCACTTCTTCCACCACTGTTCAATccaattattcctttttttttaaagtctcaaaTTCATTTTCCCAATTGCAACAACCTTGCAGTTTTCACTGGCAGGTAAGGAATATCCATTGCGATTTCCTCTGAAATTTAGAGCTAAATTTAGCTGGGAGTCCCAGCCCTGGAACACCGAAGAAATGAATGGGGTTGTAAGGAAGGTCCAACAGCTAGCGCGGCGTCTCCTCCAGCTAACATAAATGTCAAAGGGgctgagggaagagaaaaagaatataaagaggggaaaggggtTAAGACTGAAGCAATGGGTGGATGTGTGGGAGGAGAATATAAAAGAGGGGGAATATTCGCAGGAATTTAGGGCGGTAACgggcaagagagagaaggagaaagaggaagctaaGGCAGGTGGAGTAAGGAGCTTGATTGATGATTTCCCAAGCCTGAAGGTGGGAGGACTACTGCCTGATCCCGTTCCTGATCCGGAAGTAGTAGTGATACAAGAGACTCTAGAATGGATGGTGGTGGTCTTCCCAAGAGGACATGGTTGCTGGAGGAAGGTGGTACCCGAGGGGGCACTGGGCTcgccacccctgttgtgggatAATCTGCGCGGTAAGGAGCGCCCTGTTACGGAAGCCTACCGACAAGGAGCGGTTCGGCCAGCTCCCCCCCGTATTGAAGCAAAGTTACCAAGTTAATCAGAATGGACATATAGAGAGTTGCCTGAGTGGGATACGTTGATGCCCACAGAAGTTGTGATTGATACGCCGTTGTTGAATGTTAATAAAAACGTGTTGTTGCCTAAATCTCAAGAGACCCAGTTTCCTCCTTATGGTGGTCAACCGCCAAATAGTTTATATGGACCTTTTGACAGGGATTTACTTAAGCAAACTCACCATTtggcaattgattcaatggacttactctaagtcagtggttcccaaccttgggtccccagatgtatgAAATGTATAGTGTTTAATATTtcggcttggaactgatcccttgTGGATACTACAGTCCTACTGTAGTACCATCCCGTAATACTCAGATAAAGACAGACTATCCGAAAAACATTTTTCTGATGCTCAAGGCATCTGTATGGCTCTTCTCCTACAGCGATTCCTGGGCAATCATTTAGGTGAAGTCACTAACTGAAACATTTCCAGCATGAAGGCCTTTCATATGATCGTTAtgaattctttcatgtttctTCAAGTAATTCGCCActttgaagctttttccacactgaaagcatttgtacggtttctctacGGTGTGAATCCTCCAGTGGCTCCTCAGGTTTCCTTGCtgactgaagcatttcccacactgagagcatttgtacggtttctctccggtATGAATCCGCTGATGGACCAGCAAAGCTTTTCCCTTGTTGAAGGACTTCCCGCACTGAGAGCACTTATACGGTTTTGTTTCGGCTCCAGTATGGATGCCTTGGTGTCTTTTCAAGTAATTTTGTAGGCTGAAGCATTTTCCACACTGGTAACATTTGTACGGTTTAGCTCCAGTATGAAGCAGTTGATGTGTATTCAAATTTTTtctctgactgaagcactttccacactgagagcatttgtACGGCTCTTCTCCAGTATGAATTATCTGATGGGTTTTCAACTGGCTGCTCCAcccaaagcttttcccacattccaggcatgtgtacggtttctctccagtatgaatcctcCAGTGGTCCACCAGGCTTCCTTGATatctgaagcatttcccacactgagagcattcgtACGGTTTCTCTCCGGTATGAATCCTACAGTGGATCCTCAGGTTTCCTTGAgtactgaagcacttcccacactgagagcattcgtacggtttctctccagtatgaatcctcTGGTGGCTCTTCAGGTTAACTTCCtgactgaagcatttcccacactgagagcatttgtACGGCctctctccagtatgaatcctACAGTGGCTCCTCAGGTTTCCTTGAgtactgaagcacttcccacactgagagcatttgtacggtttctctccggtATGAATCCGCTGATGGACCAGCAAATCTTTTCCCTGGTTGAAGGACTTCCCGCACTGAGAGCACTTATGTGGTTTTGGTACGGCTCCAGTATGGATGCGTTGGTGTCTTTTCAAGTAATTTTGTAGGCTGAAGCATTTTCCACACTGGTAACATTTGTACGGTTTAGCTCCAGTATGAAGCAGTTCATGTGTACTCAGTTTTTTtctctgactgaagcactttccacactgAGAACATTTGTATGGCTCTTCTCCAGTATGAATTATCTGATGGGTTTTCAACTGGCTTCTCTGcccaaagcttttcccacactccaggcatgtgtacggtttctctccagtatgagtCCTCCAGTGGTCCACCAGGCTTCCTTGATatctgaaacatttcccacactgagagcattcgtACGGTTTCTCTCCGGTATGAATCCGCTGATGGATCAGCAAATCTTTTCCCTGGTTGAAGGATTTCCCGCACTGagagcatttatgtggttttgtTACGGCTCCAGTATGGATGCGCTGGTgtcttttcaaatactttcctATGCTAAAGCATTTTCCACATTGAGAACATTTGTACGGTTTAGCTCCAGTATGAAGCCGTTGATGtgtattcaatttttttctcaaacggaaacacttcccacactgagagcattcaTACGATTTCTTTCCGATATGAGATTTCTGGTGGATCATCAAATTATTTATCTGAGGGAAGCCTTTCCCACACTGAGAACATTCAAACAGCCTTCCCTCACTTTGAATTCCGTGACTCTCCCCACTCGCAGAATCATTAGGGTCCTCTTCTGGACGATCGCACTGATATGTTTCCAAAGGATCTCCTTCCACATTTTCCAAAAATTCTGGTTTAATTTCTCCAGTTACCACCCTCTCTTGTTTATCAGAGTATACATTTTCCTGGAATGTTTCTTCTGAtgtgacacattcattgtgcttctttctggtACCGATCCTGTCAGGTTCTGATTTGCAAGGATACCTTCGCCCGCGCTTGTTGGTTGTGGGTGTTTCCTCCCTCGTAGACATTTTGGAAGGCTGGTATACTGTAGCTGTAAGATGGTCCCCAAACTCATTAGGTTCCTTGTCTCTCTCCGCTGACTGATCCTCTTTCAATCCACATTCTTCCTCACCTATCTCAATTCCCTTCAGCCGGTTCACTTGGCTTGCTGCGGCAGCGGTTCTGGCGACATCCATTGGCTCATTTCTTCCCCACTGAGGATCCTCCATCTTGACCTGCCTTCCCatcatgtcatctgcaaagaaagaataattttgcTCATTCTTTGGACTCCAGAGAAAGgctctggagcagtggttcccaaccttgggtgcccagatattttgaactacagctgccagaaatcctgtccagcacagctagtggtgaaggcttctgggagttgtaatccaaaaacatctggggatccaaggttgggaatcactgtgatttttgttaattttttgttggtttttacaTCACAGGATGCCAAacacaatgtttttatttatttatttatttatttattcattctatttataccccgcatATCCTggcattgcgaccactctaggcggcttacaacatacaaacataacaccgccgagaaggcccagtttcttgtttttttccttccgggcctccctcagcgtcaggctcctcagcctcacctcctgactcgcacaagtgattgggtagaactaggtgggagtaagtgttccgccaagtatcgaggtcctaaaccgtttagggctttatacctTAGGATCAAAACTTTAAAGTTGacgcggaactgaatgggcagccaatgcagcgcggccaaaataggagagatacagtggtattttctcgctccgcgAAGGAGTccggccgccgcattctgcaccacttggagttttccgcgtcaacttcaaaggtagccccacgtagagcacgttgcagtagtctaatcttgagcaTGAACCAAAGTAGTGAGCATGAACTAaagtagtgagcacccccacattgagatagggtcgcagccgggctatccgccaaagatggaaaaaggcggtgcggaccaccgacgccacctgagtctccatggtgagcgctgggtctagatggatccccaagctgcgaaccccattctttgcgGCATGgttcacccccccaaacgagagggagtcacccaaaccgctgacagtgggggcacccaccctcagaaccgcagccttgtccgggttcagcctcagcccattttcctgcatccattgcagtacagcccccatgCCCCGCTTGGGGGACAGAactgcatcacctgcagttggtggaaaggagatgtagagctgggtgtcatcagcatattgatgacatgatgccccacaccccctgatgaccccacccagcggccccatatagatgttaaacagcattggggagataatcagcCCCtatgggaccccacaattgagactccacggagcTGAGAcaatctccccaag is a window encoding:
- the LOC140705028 gene encoding uncharacterized protein LOC140705028 isoform X5, coding for MRGVRTELMAEAGRWGRWQEVKKEAEKGLQQPWEAQWQEFLEMLEPSSRRGEKPVISEAAPWDDAKAFLASFEEVAKACHWPKEEWVTRLLPALHGEAEEAFQSLGARDREDYGKVKAAILRGDALRMEVRRQHFRDFSCQEVEDPRRLHSQVQELCHRWLRPERRSKEQILELLILEQFLASLPPDLQGWIRAGGPDTCSQAVALVDDFLISQEGAERAKWQGLMVAKETCPSLLKSHQDLTEPSSQTVFWQVLQEEGETVDSLDDTMGRQIKMENPQWERNELMDVPKTTAPASEVNQLERIEIGEEECGLKEDQSAERDKEPNEFGDHLTATVYQPSKMSTREETPTTNKRGRRYPCKSEPDRIGTRKKHNECVTSEETFQENVYSDKQERVVTGEIKPEFLENVEGDPLETYQCDRPEEDPNDSASGESHGIQSEGRLFECSQCGKGFPQINNLMIHQKSHIGKKSYECSQCGKCFRLRKKLNTHQRLHTGAKPYKCSQCGKCFSIGKYLKRHQRIHTGAVTKPHKCSQCGKSFNQGKDLLIHQRIHTGEKPYECSQCGKCFRYQGSLVDHWRTHTGEKPYTCLECGKSFGQRSQLKTHQIIHTGEEPYKCSQCGKCFSQRKKLSTHELLHTGAKPYKCYQCGKCFSLQNYLKRHQRIHTGAVPKPHKCSQCGKSFNQGKDLLVHQRIHTGEKPYKCSQCGKCFSTQGNLRSHCRIHTGERPYKCSQCGKCFSQEVNLKSHQRIHTGEKPYECSQCGKCFSTQGNLRIHCRIHTGEKPYECSQCGKCFRYQGSLVDHWRIHTGEKPYTCLECGKSFGWSSQLKTHQIIHTGEEPYKCSQCGKCFSQRKNLNTHQLLHTGAKPYKCYQCGKCFSLQNYLKRHQGIHTGAETKPYKCSQCGKSFNKGKALLVHQRIHTGEKPYKCSQCGKCFSQQGNLRSHWRIHTVEKPYKCFQCGKSFKVANYLKKHERIHNDHMKGLHAGNVSVSDFT
- the LOC140705028 gene encoding uncharacterized protein LOC140705028 isoform X1, translating into MAEAGRGGRWQEVKKEAEKGLQQRWEAQWQEFLEMLEPSSRRGEKSVISEATPWDDAKAFLASFEQVAKACHWPKGEWVTQLLPALHGEADEAFQSLEAGDREDYGKVKAAILRGDALRMEMRRQHFRDFSCQEVEDPRRLHSKVQELCHRWLRPERRSKEQILELLILEQFLASLPPDLQGWIRAGGPDTCSQAVALAEDFLMIQEGAERAKWQGLMVAKETCPSLLKSHQDLTQPSSQTVFWQVLQEEGKTIDSLDDMMGSQVKMENPQRERNELMDVPRTAAPASEVNQLKGIEIDDTMGSQVKMEDPQWERNEPMDVPRTTAPASKVNRLKGIEIDDTMGRQIKMENPQWERNELMDVPKTTAPASEVNQLERIEIGEEECGLKEDQSAERDKEPNEFGDHLTATVYQPSKMSTREETPTTNKRGRRYPCKSEPDRIGTRKKHNECVTSEETFQENVYSDKQERVVTGEIKPEFLENVEGDPLETYQCDRPEEDPNDSASGESHGIQSEGRLFECSQCGKGFPQINNLMIHQKSHIGKKSYECSQCGKCFRLRKKLNTHQRLHTGAKPYKCSQCGKCFSIGKYLKRHQRIHTGAVTKPHKCSQCGKSFNQGKDLLIHQRIHTGEKPYECSQCGKCFRYQGSLVDHWRTHTGEKPYTCLECGKSFGQRSQLKTHQIIHTGEEPYKCSQCGKCFSQRKKLSTHELLHTGAKPYKCYQCGKCFSLQNYLKRHQRIHTGAVPKPHKCSQCGKSFNQGKDLLVHQRIHTGEKPYKCSQCGKCFSTQGNLRSHCRIHTGERPYKCSQCGKCFSQEVNLKSHQRIHTGEKPYECSQCGKCFSTQGNLRIHCRIHTGEKPYECSQCGKCFRYQGSLVDHWRIHTGEKPYTCLECGKSFGWSSQLKTHQIIHTGEEPYKCSQCGKCFSQRKNLNTHQLLHTGAKPYKCYQCGKCFSLQNYLKRHQGIHTGAETKPYKCSQCGKSFNKGKALLVHQRIHTGEKPYKCSQCGKCFSQQGNLRSHWRIHTVEKPYKCFQCGKSFKVANYLKKHERIHNDHMKGLHAGNVSVSDFT
- the LOC140705028 gene encoding uncharacterized protein LOC140705028 isoform X3 is translated as MRGVRTELMAEAGRWGRWQEVKKEAEKGLQQPWEAQWQEFLEMLEPSSRRGEKPVISEAAPWDDAKAFLASFEEVAKACHWPKEEWVTRLLPALHGEAEEAFQSLGARDREDYGKVKAAILRGDALRMEVRRQHFRDFSCQEVEDPRRLHSQVQELCHRWLRPERRSKEQILELLILEQFLASLPPDLQGWIRAGGPDTCSQAVALVDDFLISQEGAERAKWQGLMVAKETCPSLLKSHQDLTEPSSQTVFWQVLQEEGETVDSLDDTMGRQVKMEDPQWGRNEPMNVPRTAALGSEVNQLKRTEIDDTMGRQIKMENPQWERNELMDVPKTTAPASEVNQLERIEIGEEECGLKEDQSAERDKEPNEFGDHLTATVYQPSKMSTREETPTTNKRGRRYPCKSEPDRIGTRKKHNECVTSEETFQENVYSDKQERVVTGEIKPEFLENVEGDPLETYQCDRPEEDPNDSASGESHGIQSEGRLFECSQCGKGFPQINNLMIHQKSHIGKKSYECSQCGKCFRLRKKLNTHQRLHTGAKPYKCSQCGKCFSIGKYLKRHQRIHTGAVTKPHKCSQCGKSFNQGKDLLIHQRIHTGEKPYECSQCGKCFRYQGSLVDHWRTHTGEKPYTCLECGKSFGQRSQLKTHQIIHTGEEPYKCSQCGKCFSQRKKLSTHELLHTGAKPYKCYQCGKCFSLQNYLKRHQRIHTGAVPKPHKCSQCGKSFNQGKDLLVHQRIHTGEKPYKCSQCGKCFSTQGNLRSHCRIHTGERPYKCSQCGKCFSQEVNLKSHQRIHTGEKPYECSQCGKCFSTQGNLRIHCRIHTGEKPYECSQCGKCFRYQGSLVDHWRIHTGEKPYTCLECGKSFGWSSQLKTHQIIHTGEEPYKCSQCGKCFSQRKNLNTHQLLHTGAKPYKCYQCGKCFSLQNYLKRHQGIHTGAETKPYKCSQCGKSFNKGKALLVHQRIHTGEKPYKCSQCGKCFSQQGNLRSHWRIHTVEKPYKCFQCGKSFKVANYLKKHERIHNDHMKGLHAGNVSVSDFT
- the LOC140705028 gene encoding uncharacterized protein LOC140705028 isoform X4, with the translated sequence MRGVRTELMAEAGRWGRWQEVKKEAEKGLQQPWEAQWQEFLEMLEPSSRRGEKPVISEAAPWDDAKAFLASFEEVAKACHWPKEEWVTRLLPALHGEAEEAFQSLGARDREDYGKVKAAILRGDALRMEVRRQHFRDFSCQEVEDPRRLHSQVQELCHRWLRPERRSKEQILELLILEQFLASLPPDLQGWIRAGGPDTCSQAVALVDDFLISQEGAERAKWQETCPSLLKSHQDLTEPSSQTVFWQVLQEEGETVDSLDDTMGRQVKMEDPQWGRNEPMNVPRTAALGSEVNQLKRTEIDDTMGRQIKMENPQWERNELMDVPKTTAPASEVNQLERIEIGEEECGLKEDQSAERDKEPNEFGDHLTATVYQPSKMSTREETPTTNKRGRRYPCKSEPDRIGTRKKHNECVTSEETFQENVYSDKQERVVTGEIKPEFLENVEGDPLETYQCDRPEEDPNDSASGESHGIQSEGRLFECSQCGKGFPQINNLMIHQKSHIGKKSYECSQCGKCFRLRKKLNTHQRLHTGAKPYKCSQCGKCFSIGKYLKRHQRIHTGAVTKPHKCSQCGKSFNQGKDLLIHQRIHTGEKPYECSQCGKCFRYQGSLVDHWRTHTGEKPYTCLECGKSFGQRSQLKTHQIIHTGEEPYKCSQCGKCFSQRKKLSTHELLHTGAKPYKCYQCGKCFSLQNYLKRHQRIHTGAVPKPHKCSQCGKSFNQGKDLLVHQRIHTGEKPYKCSQCGKCFSTQGNLRSHCRIHTGERPYKCSQCGKCFSQEVNLKSHQRIHTGEKPYECSQCGKCFSTQGNLRIHCRIHTGEKPYECSQCGKCFRYQGSLVDHWRIHTGEKPYTCLECGKSFGWSSQLKTHQIIHTGEEPYKCSQCGKCFSQRKNLNTHQLLHTGAKPYKCYQCGKCFSLQNYLKRHQGIHTGAETKPYKCSQCGKSFNKGKALLVHQRIHTGEKPYKCSQCGKCFSQQGNLRSHWRIHTVEKPYKCFQCGKSFKVANYLKKHERIHNDHMKGLHAGNVSVSDFT
- the LOC140705028 gene encoding uncharacterized protein LOC140705028 isoform X2, which produces MAEAGRGGRWQEVKKEAEKGLQQRWEAQWQEFLEMLEPSSRRGEKSVISEATPWDDAKAFLASFEQVAKACHWPKGEWVTQLLPALHGEADEAFQSLEAGDREDYGKVKAAILRGDALRMEMRRQHFRDFSCQEVEDPRRLHSKVQELCHRWLRPERRSKEQILELLILEQFLASLPPDLQGWIRAGGPDTCSQAVALAEDFLMIQEGAERAKWQGLMVAKETCPSLLKSHQDLTQPSSQTVFWQVLQEEDDMMGSQVKMENPQRERNELMDVPRTAAPASEVNQLKGIEIDDTMGSQVKMEDPQWERNEPMDVPRTTAPASKVNRLKGIEIDDTMGRQIKMENPQWERNELMDVPKTTAPASEVNQLERIEIGEEECGLKEDQSAERDKEPNEFGDHLTATVYQPSKMSTREETPTTNKRGRRYPCKSEPDRIGTRKKHNECVTSEETFQENVYSDKQERVVTGEIKPEFLENVEGDPLETYQCDRPEEDPNDSASGESHGIQSEGRLFECSQCGKGFPQINNLMIHQKSHIGKKSYECSQCGKCFRLRKKLNTHQRLHTGAKPYKCSQCGKCFSIGKYLKRHQRIHTGAVTKPHKCSQCGKSFNQGKDLLIHQRIHTGEKPYECSQCGKCFRYQGSLVDHWRTHTGEKPYTCLECGKSFGQRSQLKTHQIIHTGEEPYKCSQCGKCFSQRKKLSTHELLHTGAKPYKCYQCGKCFSLQNYLKRHQRIHTGAVPKPHKCSQCGKSFNQGKDLLVHQRIHTGEKPYKCSQCGKCFSTQGNLRSHCRIHTGERPYKCSQCGKCFSQEVNLKSHQRIHTGEKPYECSQCGKCFSTQGNLRIHCRIHTGEKPYECSQCGKCFRYQGSLVDHWRIHTGEKPYTCLECGKSFGWSSQLKTHQIIHTGEEPYKCSQCGKCFSQRKNLNTHQLLHTGAKPYKCYQCGKCFSLQNYLKRHQGIHTGAETKPYKCSQCGKSFNKGKALLVHQRIHTGEKPYKCSQCGKCFSQQGNLRSHWRIHTVEKPYKCFQCGKSFKVANYLKKHERIHNDHMKGLHAGNVSVSDFT
- the LOC140705028 gene encoding uncharacterized protein LOC140705028 isoform X6, producing MAEAGHGGRCQEVKKEAEKGLQQRWEAQWQEFLEMLEPSSRRGEKPVISEAAPWDDAKAFLASFEEVANACHWPKEEWVTRLLPALHGEAEEAFQSLEAGDREDYGKVKAAILRGDALRMEMRRQHFRDFSCQEVEDPRRLHSHLQELCHRWLRPERRSKEQILELLILEQFLASLPPDLQGWIRAGGPDTCSQAVALVEDFLVSQEGAERAKWQGLMVAKETCPSLLKSHQDLTQPSSQTVFWQVLQEEGETIDSLDDMMGRQVKMEDPQWGRNEPMDVARTAAAASQVNRLKGIEIGEEECGLKEDQSAERDKEPNEFGDHLTATVYQPSKMSTREETPTTNKRGRRYPCKSEPDRIGTRKKHNECVTSEETFQENVYSDKQERVVTGEIKPEFLENVEGDPLETYQCDRPEEDPNDSASGESHGIQSEGRLFECSQCGKGFPQINNLMIHQKSHIGKKSYECSQCGKCFRLRKKLNTHQRLHTGAKPYKCSQCGKCFSIGKYLKRHQRIHTGAVTKPHKCSQCGKSFNQGKDLLIHQRIHTGEKPYECSQCGKCFRYQGSLVDHWRTHTGEKPYTCLECGKSFGQRSQLKTHQIIHTGEEPYKCSQCGKCFSQRKKLSTHELLHTGAKPYKCYQCGKCFSLQNYLKRHQRIHTGAVPKPHKCSQCGKSFNQGKDLLVHQRIHTGEKPYKCSQCGKCFSTQGNLRSHCRIHTGERPYKCSQCGKCFSQEVNLKSHQRIHTGEKPYECSQCGKCFSTQGNLRIHCRIHTGEKPYECSQCGKCFRYQGSLVDHWRIHTGEKPYTCLECGKSFGWSSQLKTHQIIHTGEEPYKCSQCGKCFSQRKNLNTHQLLHTGAKPYKCYQCGKCFSLQNYLKRHQGIHTGAETKPYKCSQCGKSFNKGKALLVHQRIHTGEKPYKCSQCGKCFSQQGNLRSHWRIHTVEKPYKCFQCGKSFKVANYLKKHERIHNDHMKGLHAGNVSVSDFT